One genomic window of Pseudomonadota bacterium includes the following:
- a CDS encoding HD domain-containing protein, with product MKAREHWVALYKNMQIYRACAESQLDINTIVKSINITDSIVIPLSIENREQVIRFLAFALTSLSLKYSKLFVDMINLMYKYEFQKTSSVASKIDFTNKEAKNNSTYKHLSRINLLEHTLRVIENTVLYVEKNKYPDHIKDVCILCALFHDFGKNKIIEDKYKMSTDDKHHHISAHFLKSKISSYVNEKDNKEVQEIHNWIYKTIYEHHLPEKDANKSIFRETLKYSDELAREQELDKLGVLV from the coding sequence ATGAAAGCAAGAGAACACTGGGTTGCGCTTTATAAGAATATGCAAATATACAGAGCCTGTGCAGAATCTCAGTTAGATATAAACACAATTGTAAAAAGTATAAATATTACTGATTCTATTGTTATCCCTTTATCAATTGAAAACAGAGAGCAAGTAATAAGGTTTTTAGCTTTCGCGCTCACTTCCCTTTCTTTAAAATACTCAAAACTTTTTGTAGACATGATTAATCTTATGTATAAATATGAGTTTCAAAAAACATCGTCAGTGGCTAGCAAGATTGACTTCACGAATAAAGAAGCAAAGAACAATTCTACTTATAAGCATTTATCTAGAATTAATTTATTAGAACACACACTTCGTGTGATTGAAAATACAGTACTCTATGTAGAAAAAAATAAATATCCAGATCATATTAAAGATGTGTGTATTCTTTGCGCGCTATTCCACGATTTTGGAAAAAATAAAATTATTGAAGATAAATACAAAATGAGCACCGATGACAAACATCATCACATAAGTGCTCATTTTTTAAAATCTAAAATTTCATCATATGTAAATGAGAAAGATAATAAAGAGGTTCAAGAAATTCATAATTGGATTTATAAAACTATTTACGAGCACCATCTGCCAGAAAAAGATGCAAACAAAAGTATTTTCAGAGAGACGCTGAAATATTCTGATGAACTTGCAAGAGAACAAGAACTAGATAAATTAGGCGTTTTAGTATGA
- a CDS encoding metal-dependent hydrolase — MTAKGHILTSGFSVFLPLAFLNSNKDLFAISIFEFIPIDNELDMLIILLSVYFGSLLPDIDEPESRIGRKFPIVSNVIKSIFGHRGITHTLAFPLLFIVLSIYFESLRYLFAGIALGVINHILGDMLTKGGIKNIFFPFLKGNTYGLLPKDFRFYTNSAFERFIILPVLFVMNFFVAFYFINSFSSLPILNFMNQNIKTVFASVI; from the coding sequence ATGACAGCAAAAGGACATATCTTAACGAGTGGATTTTCGGTATTTCTTCCATTGGCTTTTCTGAATTCCAATAAAGACTTATTCGCGATATCTATTTTTGAATTTATTCCAATTGACAATGAGTTGGATATGCTGATTATATTGTTATCTGTTTATTTTGGATCTTTATTGCCAGACATTGATGAGCCTGAAAGCAGGATTGGAAGAAAGTTTCCTATAGTGTCTAACGTAATAAAAAGTATTTTTGGGCACAGAGGAATTACTCACACGCTAGCATTCCCTCTTCTTTTTATAGTGCTCTCTATTTATTTTGAATCACTAAGATATTTATTTGCAGGAATAGCACTCGGGGTAATAAATCATATATTAGGAGATATGCTGACTAAAGGCGGAATCAAGAATATTTTCTTTCCGTTTCTCAAAGGAAACACTTACGGATTGTTGCCAAAAGATTTTAGATTTTATACAAACTCTGCGTTTGAGAGATTTATCATTTTGCCTGTTTTATTTGTTATGAACTTCTTTGTTGCGTTTTATTTTATAAACAGCTTCTCTTCTCTTCCTATTTTAAATTTTATGAATCAAAATATTAAAACAGTATTCGCTAGTGTGATTTAA